The following proteins are encoded in a genomic region of Neospora caninum Liverpool complete genome, chromosome XI:
- a CDS encoding Collagen alpha-1(III) chain (Precursor), related produces MSGTGGTGSGPLGAGAGGVRGGSKSSAPRPVKIAAVSLIDLKEQAGKAPTPSRGWGVVPQPATSVEGSGVSSSLFPPVSALKQQFHPSQSGQANTTGGRASLSSLARTVRGVPTSKEKSEGKTKGDGEKEGTQTAGLGQRDVAGEESEQNEDAAAKGRGSSGAESGDSTTLEKPAEPQQSGGSVPNGPGAGGSSSGEKSGEGETETSQKGDSEKAKGDEARQDTPQSSGAARSGREEDGIAAPGAAISLSKLITASKKVGISVSVRGRAVNTAAGTVKSSGSAWKSGVSAAASSSGASASTPFFAGAASSAGPSSLYAARAAGAAPPTGPVDDEAFPDLMKSAEQVKLEAQKEKDRQKRTKEALRRAEKGDENGTSAQPQARRLGLQELFDLTEGGALSGLADKSGDKETGAARPIRVQRRWADEEPEEEEDFLQSGEGDKGPFYPEFGDGRRDPVFGKAHFSPLPHFVLPGMEGTVVAGYLSFMSLGQRVPPPAPPPMEPPAPPHAPVGPAGSHFRTNAFYNLPGAGAFGESGPQPSLLQEKNWRRQSPAPDGSAGSLLPTNAFQGGAPGRIHLLQRGAGNSEGQHRTLPPPGAVGQSPGQRMGPGVEGAPQRGPFVVTDADLERQRELARQKAEEKKREEEERERAQKERANKKLQELDERLARTRENQGVEQGGASPSGGGQKGPESDLAGSPALGRLVKGQGASLQGRGGARGPGTGPRGTSGVGDEREDEDWRRPSPPGVSPPSGPVSGRKSPRGAGAAGVESPFPPAVPRNPPPPPPLAAPARGRHEGVQKSLLGAGKNLHHHQGSGDPSGPLLGANPLIGGADLHAGHMKKGGMKGEPGENDGMFQAGLLGAKSHQPPPPPPATAALGGRGPTGKGLAGVGAALGERDGLRLHGRQGVQGPVGLDAGLGSRVVNGDEALPPLLAERGARGGAQFGVPLLQGRQGARDEDARPGFQGRKPAAGASERAGPDSELEGADFERRQAVGAARPRYRFGALVNQHLEERQKEEEEVRRGSHGADPAGGQGAASQREKSVRGERGSASQQSGGAVTADHSRSQSVRRRGEAGAGPDSGTWRQAPRQVNGVAGGQGATPSATEPALGPEGDGDAARQPGRDRGLQGDGPGQRGRGTKRDAPGVASQPLLPDGSPASGASSGPQKHLPRGMLPFPSPLRGGPQTNGSAGGGASPATEKVEGHGPFAARERGGRGAKQATSPSRENWRAEKAPVAAGGVSEDGARPASSGGRSGRDDDRAAGLVSGVRNPGQQYVHGSYARPANPQPEPAAFLQGAERGASQGGSQQPPLIANAPLLSFAPSAPGGLEAGRDLAAKGYAAGAAASAQGGVGSSASRGAGETKLGGSSQAVAPSGALPESAAAAGPHASSAQPLAASGGSGDLSFKALLSTRPAPTVLVATHHSTKSEDGPAPAFNAGGVAGSEGPGHSGAAEGALHSTAGDKTRGPGSAGVLGDTPYQGDDGDRAVRGPGRAFLEGDERGKDRARKGERGSAFLGGRGGSGSGGDSAGAVSQPAGRAGAGAQHAEAGAEGAAASGAGHAPAHRGQADRQAHAKPEDGERGGAARNLGTYRKAGGGADGPHRAWGVEKPGKALTSKERDEEENRASATEAERTGASGGRRNQPPFGEGEQEDSGAGVGRSAGTGPHSRTQRGGDSRQGEEPAHAGEGGNAMSGGRGGRGGAASSGGRDGTRRSAGGRGATEAVRSQGAGVSAETGRAPSPGGAAGDQNAGNAGYPKGRDQGLLASRGGKGGRGGMRGGAASGRGSVYGGGEKAETGAGLGASNTQTELPAPEDGSHRHRGQGGGPRGAASRQAAPGGAGTERGEREPGAPSGVVGSRGPATAAAASGRDRAGGTSGAVWLPKGAKKVRDDTGSAPGTTEGGAGAKRGEGSAQPAGGRGTLDARQGRVSPASGASSGAGGEGHGDAAPHSHPKASGRRDSRNSGGAAPPAMVEALLTRVNGALSVGAGLVCVRQEDHQEDTSAADDEGFQLVKSKRREQQEKRKKTEHKQRGSDRGAAVKAAPPSSNAGAVGAARSNARREKGQPGAVSSGVAGSGGDAQVSASGTKEAISVAGSTAPKGEGLGPGASPRDQGAAGVEGTEQEVASGGRGPRHEGGGRRPSASPRGGGRGGAQHQRGEGRKDVGKGGVRSEGGLTASSTMDIPTVSSDVAPALEDQYRSRQRGQEEAKADEGDTSEKKEAVSASGLLPLPGVGSRGGSRAPQRGKHAQESGDQAYGAGEGKGGGSGFSVGGPGGGSARDDGGHRVNEKGRERRGSTGKATDRRVGGHIEDPKRRQDSPVELEGQGPQGSHTAPSSLADPWYSASQGLDAANAMSQRLSSDPAQAALSDPQGAGLMIPAGHQGNSGNPGDRDRAGASPSAGPAPAAPAYSLWSSNFNQPVTSSSRVAPETIAAIWARDAGSAGATAVGGAARGARIPGGPGGAPDMAGLAHHPMTPVGMPLSPHQGAPGAPFHAGGQPGPLGPLHFQCPPIHPSLQAGARGASAAPGSDGSASLCASQPQLLGHGASSHRVPPSHLLHASQHLMHAPGAPNTTLFQPGCYGTPGGATLPPGAPRMPAQRNVSASLTGNPQSLSKNEILAPPLLPGAAAQGLVTLPPGQGSGSSGPSNTSPRLDLYDPRNPLSGPSFSPVPPAVSAPGAHPGVVAGGHSSSYVMSDGHHLLPGFAHPQAPAFSASLAHEAPASAPGAPGSGRAASGGQGLWVPGVPGAAQAGPAFVTPAPGPHQQGRSHNLGRGSDMFSPQGFGAIMPSQPGGRNGQRFGVMGGGGQPGAGAPGGGEFYM; encoded by the exons ATGAGCGGTACAGGAGGCACAGGGTCAGGCCCTCTGGGCGCTGGAGCCGGCGGCGTCCGCGGAGGTTCCAAGTCTTCGGCGCCGAGGCCTGTGAAAATCGCTGCAGTGTCTCTGATTGATTTGAAGGAGCAAGCAGGCAAG GCTCCGACTCCGAGTCGAGGGTGGGGTGTCGTTCCGCAGCCAGCTACGTCTGTCGAAGGGTCGGGCGtgtcctcgtcgctcttcccccCGGTGAGTGCGTTGAAGCAGCAGTTCCACCCGTCCCAGAGCGGCCAGGCGAACACGACAGGCGgacgcgcgtctctgtccaGCCTGGCGCGAACTGTGCGCGGTGTACCTACATCTAAGGAGAAGTCGGAGGGAAAGACcaaaggcgacggcgagaaggaggggaCCCAGACTGCTGGTCTTGGCCAGCGCGACGTAGCGGGCGAAGAAAGTGAACAGAATGAGGATGCCGCCGCGAAAGGACGGGGAAGCTCTGGCGCCGAGTCCG GCGACAGCACCACTCTCGAAAAGCCGGCGGAGCCGCAACAGTCTGGAGGGTCTGTGCCGAACGGCCCAGGCGCGGGgggctcttcctctggagagaaaagcggtgagggagagacggaaacgagTCAAAAGGGTGACAGTGAGAAGGCCAAAGGAGATGAGGCGCGCCAGGACACTCCGCAGTCCAGCGGGGCTGCACGAAgtggccgagaagaagacggaatTGCGGCCCCGGGAGCGgcaatctctctctccaagTTAATCACGGCTTCGAAAAAAG TTGGAATCAGCGTGAGCGTTCGAGGCCGAGCGGTCAACACCGCTGCAGGAACTGTCAAGTCTTCAGGCTCCGCGTGGAAAagcggcgtctctgcggctgcgtcttcctctggagCTTCGGCGTCGACGCCCTTTTTCGCCGGGGCTGCTTCGTCGGCAggtccctcctctctgtacGCTGCGCGCGCGGCTG GCGCCGCCCCGCCGACGGGGCCGGTGGACGACGAGGCGTTTCCGGACCTGATGAAGAGTGCCGAGCAGGTGAAGctcgaggcgcagaaggagaaggatCGGCAGAAGCGGACGAAggaggcgctgcgccgcGCGGAGAAAGGGGACGAGAACGGGACGAgcgcgcagccgcaggcgcgtcgcctgggGCTCCAGGAGCTCTTCGATTTGACGGAGGGGGGCGCGCTGTCGGGCCTTGCGGACAAGTcaggagacaaggagactGGGGCGGCGCGTCCGATCCGCGTCCAACGGCGCTGGGCGGATGAAGAgcccgaggaagaggaggactTTCTCcagagcggcgagggcgacaagGGCCCGTTCTACCCGGAATTTGGAGATGGCCGCCGAGACCCAGTGTTTGGGAAGGCGCACTTCAGCCCGCTGCCCCACTTTGTACTCCCCGGCATGGAAGGCACAGTCGTCGCAGGCTACCTCTCCTTCATGTCTCTCGGCCAGCGCGTgccgccgccggcgccgccccCCATGGAGCCCCCCGCGCCTCCACACGCGCCTGTCGGGCCCGCAGGCTCGCACTTCCGCACAAACGCGTTCTACAATCTTCCGGGCGCTGGCGCGTTCGGCGAGAGCGGGCCCCAGCCGTCCTTGTTGCAGGAGAAAAACTGGCGCCGCCAGTCGCCTGCCCCCGACGGCTCTGCGGGCTCGCTACTCCCCACGAACGCCTTCCAGGGCGGCGCCCCTGGGCGAATCCACCTCCTTCAGAGGGGCGCCGGAAACAGCGAGGGCCAGCATCGGACTCTGCCGCCGCCGGGGGCGGTCGGGCAGAGCCCAGGGCAACGGATGGGTCCGGGCGTCGAGGGCGCGCCCCAGAGAGGTCCCTTCGTCGTCACGGATGCAGActtggagagacagcgcgagctggcgaggcagaaggcggaggagaagaagagagaggaagaggaacgcgagcgcGCGCAGAAGGAACGGGCAAACAAGAAGCTGCAGGAGTTGGAtgagcgcctcgcgcgcacCAGGGAGAACCAGGGCGTCGAGCAAGGCGGGGCGAGCCCGAGCGGCGGGGGCCAGAAAGGCCCTGAGTCGGATCTGGCGGGGTCGCCGGCGTTGGGGCGCTTGGTGAAAGGCCAGGGGGCGAGTCTGCaagggcgcggcggcgcccgAGGCCCCGGGACGGGACCGCGTGGCACCTCGGGCGTCggtgacgagagagaggacgaagactgGCGGCGGCCGAGCCCGCCAGGAGTGTCGCCTCCGTCGGGGCCTGTGTCCGGGCGCAAGTCCccgcgaggcgccggcgccgcgggCGTAGAGTCGCCGTTCCCGCCTGCAGTTCCTCGGaatccgccgcctccgccgcctctcgcggcgcctgcgagagggagacacgagggGGTACAGAAGTCGCTTCTCGGGGCTGGGAAGAACCTCCATCACCACCAAGGCTCCGGCGACCCTTCGGGGCCTCTTCTCGGCGCCAACCCGCTCATCGGCGGCGCAGACCTGCATGCGGGCCACATGAAGAAGGGCGGGATGAAGGGCGAGCCAGGTGAAAACGACGGGATGTTTCAGGCGGGCCTTTTGGGCGCAAAGTCCCACCAACCGCCCCCGCCGCCCCCTGCGACTGCGGCGCTGGGCGGGCGCGGCCCGACCGGCAAGGGCCTGGCAGGCGTCGGGGCTGCGctgggagagcgagacggtcTGCGCCTCCACGGGCGCCAGGGGGTCCAGGGCCCTGTGGGACTGGATGCAGGCCTGGGCTCGCGGGTCGTGAACGGTGACGAGGCGCTGCCGCCGTTGCTGGCCGAACGCggggcgagaggaggcgcgcagTTCGGCGTGCCGCTGCTCCAGGGGAGGCAAGGAGCCCGAGACGAAGATGCAAGGCCGGGGTTCCAAGGAAGGAAACCGGCCGCAGGCGCGAGTGAGCGCGCGGGGCCGGACAGTGAACTCGAGGGCGCAGACTttgaacggagacaggccgtCGGCGCCGCGCGCCCGCGATACAGATTCGGCGCTCTGGTGAATCAGCACttggaggagagacagaaggaagaggaagaagtccgCCGGGGCTCCCATGGGGCAGACCCGGCAGGGGGCCAGGGCGCGGCCAGtcagcgcgagaagagcgtcAGAGGGGAGCGAGGCTCTGCGTCGCAGCAGTCAGGTGGTGCCGTCACTGCGGACCACAGCCGAAGTCAAAGTgtgcggagacgcggcgaagCCGGTGCGGGTCCAG aCTCTGGGACCTGGCGCCAGGCCCCGCGTCAAGTCAACGGCGTTGCAGGCGGCCAGGGCGCGACGCCCTCGGCGACCGAGCCCGCGTTAGGaccggaaggagacggagacgccgcgcgtcagccaggcagagacagaggactTCAGGGCGACGGGccgggacagagaggccggGGAACGAAGCGC GATGCGCCTGGAGTCGCCAGtcagccgcttcttcccgacGGGTCTCCCGCGTCAGGGGCGTCTTCGGGGCCTCAGAAGCATCTCCCTCGCGGCATGTTGCCTTTCCCCTCCCCTCTGCGCGGAGGGCCCCAGACGAATGGCTCGgcaggcggaggcgcgtctccggcgacTGAGAAGGTCGAGGGCCATGGGCCGTTTGCGGCGCGCGAACGGGGTGGCCGGGGCGCAAAGCAGGCGACGAGCCCAAGCAGAGAAAACTGGCGGGCCGAGAAGGCCCCAGTCGCCGCCGGCGGGGTCTCTGAGGACGGTGCCCGCCCTGCGTCGAGTGGCGGGAGAAGCGGCCGCGACGACGACAGAGCCGCCGGACTGGTTTCCGGGGTGCGAAATCCGGGTCAGCAGTATGTCCACGGGTCCTACGCTCGCCCCGCAAATCCTCAGCCCGAGCCTGCCGCGTTTTTGCAGGGCgctgagagaggcgccagcCAGGGAGGATCTCAGCAGCCGCCCCTCATCGCCAatgcgcctcttctgtcgTTTGCACCCTCCGCGCCGGGCGGGCTCGAGGCAGGGCGCGACTTGGCCGCGAAAGGCTACGCAGCCGGcgcggctgcctctgctCAGGGCGGCGTAGGCTCGAGTGCGTCGAGAGGCGCAGGGGAGACCAAGCTCGGAGGCAGTTCCCAGGCTGTGGCGCCGTCGGGCGCGTTGCCGGAGA gcgcggcggctgcCGGGCCTCATGCCTCGTCTGCCCAGCCGTTGGCGGCGAGTGGCGGGAGCGGAGACCTCTCGTTCAAGGCTCTGCTCTCCACGCGCCCCGCCCCGACCGTGCTCGTCGCGACGCACCACTCGACcaagagcgaggacggaCCGGCTCCGGCTTTCAACGCTGGAGGCGTAGCCGGCTCGGAGGGACCCGGGCACTCCGGCGCCGCAGAGGGTGCGCTGCACAGCACAGCCGGCGACAAAACGCGGGGCCCAGGGTCGGCAGGCGTCCTCGGCGACACGCCGTATCAGggggacgacggagacagggcggtCAGAGGGCCTGGCAGGGCCTTCctggaaggcgacgagcgaGGCAAGGACCGGGCGcggaagggcgagagaggcagtgcGTTTCTCGGGGGCCGGGGGGGAAGTGGGtcgggaggagacagtgcAGGGGCGGTCTCTCAACCGGCCGGCAGGGCGGGCGCAGGCGCGCAACACGCCGAAGCTGGCGCGGAGGGCGCAGCTGCCTCTGGTGCGGGCCATGCGCCGGCGCACAGAGGCCAGGCAGACCGacaagcgcatgcaaagccggaggacggcgagcgaggcggagcCGCGCGAAATCTCGGAACGTATCGGAAAGCCGGCGGCGGTGCCGACGGGCCTCACCGTGCGTGGGGCGTGGAGAAGCCGGGAAAGGCCCTGACGAGCAAGGAacgagatgaagaggagaatCGAGCTTCCGCCACGGAGGCTGAGCGCACAGGGGCCTCGGGAGGGAGGCGCAACCAACCACCCttcggagaaggcgaacaggAGGACTCGGGCGCCGGCGTCGGACGGAGCGCGGGCACCGGCCCGCACTCCAGGACTCagcgagggggagacagTCGTCAAGGAGAGGagccggcgcatgcaggcgaggGCGGTAACGCGATGTctggagggcgaggaggtCGTGGAGGCGCTGCTTCGTCTGGAGGCAGAGATGGGACACGCCGATCGGCCGGTGGCCGTGGAGCCACAGAGGCGGTCCGCAGCCAGGGCGCGGGTGTTTCCGCGGAGACCGGGagggcgccgtcgcctggaGGCGCCGCTGGCGACCAGAACGCAGGCAACGCGGGGTACCCGAAAGGAAGAGATCAGGGTCTGCTGGCTTCTCGTGGCGGAAAGGGAGGCAGAGGGGGGAtgcgcggaggcgccgcgagcgGTCGGGGCAGCGTGTATggaggcggggaaaaagcagagacaggagccggACTGGGCGCGTCGAATACGCAGACAGAGCTGCCAGCGCCCGAGGACGGGTCTCACCGTCACCGGGGCCAAGGAGGAGGCCCGCGCGGGGCAGCGTCTCGCCAGGCTGCGCCGGGAGGCgcagggacggagaggggCGAGCGAGAACCTGGCGCGCCCTCCGGAGTCGTAGGCAGCCGAGGGCCGGCGACGGCTGCTGCGgcgagcggaagagacagggcgggCGGCACCAGCGGAGCGGTCTGGCTTCCCAAGGGGGCGAAAAAGGTCAGGGACGACACTGGCTCGGCTCCAGGAACGACGGAGGGCGGCgcaggagcgaagagaggcgagggcagTGCTCAGCCTGCCGGAGGCAGGGGGACCTTGGACGCGCGCCAGGGAAGAGTTTCGCCCGCTTCCGGGGCCTCGTCGGGTGCAGGCGGTGAGGGCCATGGTGATGCTGCGCCCCACAGCCATCCGAAAGCCTCCGGTCGACGGGACAGCCGAAACAGCGGCGgagccgcgccgcccgccATGGTTGAGGCCCTGTTGACGCGGGTCAATGGCGCCTTATCGGTCGGCGCGGGTCTCGTCTGTGTCCGGCAAGAAGACCACCAAGAGGACACCAGTGCAGCCGACGACGAGGGCTTTCAGCTGGTGAAGAGCaagcgcagagagcagcAAGAGAAGCGCAAAAAGACCGAACACAAGCAGCGAGGCTCCGACAGAGGCGCGGCTGTGAAGGCTGCGCCTCCCAGCAGCAACGCTGGCGCTGTCGGCGCCGCGCGGTCCAACGCGCGCCGGGAAAAGGGACAGCCAGGCGCCGTGTCATCGGGCGTGGCCGGGTCCGGGGGCGATGCCCAGGTGTCGGCTTCGGGCACCAAAGAGGCGATCTCTGTGGCGGGCTCTACGGCCCCGAAGGGCGAGGGTCTGGGCCCTGGTGCCTCGCCCCGCGACCAAGGCGCCGCCGGGGTTGAAGGGACAGAGCAAGAAGTTGCCTCTGGCGGCCGAGGCCCGAGACACGagggcggaggaagaagaccgtctgcctctccgcgaGGTGGGGGACGCGGCGGGGCGCAGCACCAGAGGGGCGAGGGCCGGAAAGATGTCGGCAAAGGTGGCGTGCGGTCGGAGGGAGGCCTGACTGCCTCGTCGACGATGGATATCCCCACAGTCTCGTCGGATGTGGCGCCGGCCCTGGAGGACCAGTACCGGTCTCGGCAGCGAGGTCAGGAGGAAGCCAAGGCCGACGAAGGGGACACctccgagaagaaggaagcggtctctgcgtcgggtctccttcctctccctggaGTTGGCtcgcgaggaggcagccgcgcACCTCAGCGTGGAAAACACGCCCAAGAATCTGGAGACCAGGCCTACGGCGCcggggaagggaaaggcggcgGCTCCGGGTTTTCGGTTGGAGGCCCAGGCGGTGGGAGCGCCCGCGACGACGGGGGCCATCGAGTGAatgagaaaggaagggagcgaagaggctCGACAGGCAAAGCGACGGACCGACGCGTTGGCGGCCACATTGAGGATCCGAAGCGACGCCAGGACAGTCCGGTCGAGCTGGAAGGCCAGGGTCCCCAGGGCTCTCACACCGCCCCGTCGAGTCTCGCAGATCCGTGGTACAGCGCTTCTCAGGGACTGGACGCCGCGAACGCCATGTCCCAAAGGCTGTCGTCAGACCCggcgcaggcggcgctgTCCGACCCGCAAGGTGCGGGCCTCATGATCCCTGCGGGTCACCAGGGGAACTCGGGGAACCCGGGCGACCGCGACCGCGCAGgagcgtctccctctgcagGGCCGGCGCCTGCCGCCCCCGCATATTCCCTGTGGTCCTCGAATTTCAACCAGCCAGTCACGTcgtcctcgcgcgtcgccccggAGACAATCGCCGCTATCTGGGCCCGCGACGCCGGCTCCGCCGGTgcgaccgcggtcggaggcgccgcgagaggAGCCAGGATCCCGGGCGGTCCTGGGGGGGCTCCAGATATGGCGGGACTCGCGCACCACCCGATGACGCCAGTCG GCATGCCGCTCTCGCCACACCAAGGCGCCCCCGGCGCCCCGTTCCATGCAGGCGGTCAACCTGGCCCTTTGGGTCCCCTGCACTTCCAGTGTCCACCGATCCACCCCTCGCTCCAAGCAGGCGCGCGGGGGGCGTCTGCAGCGCCGGGGTCTGACGGCTCGGCCTCGCTGTGCGCGTCGCAGCCTCAGCTCCTCGGCCATGGCGCTTCTTCGCACCGCGTCCCTCCCTCCCACCTTCTCCACGCCTCGCAGCATCTCATGCATGCGCCAG GCGCGCCGAACACGACTTTGTTTCAACCGGGATGCTACGGAACTCCGGGCGGAGCTACACTGCCGCCGGGGGCGCCTCGCATGCCTGCGCAGCGCAATGTGAGCGCGTCGTTGACGGGGAATCCGCAGTCGCTGTCGAAGAATGAGATATTGGCGCCGCCTTTGCTTCCCGGTGCGGCGGCTCAGGGCCTCGTCACGCTCCCTCCGGGCCAAGGCAGCGGATCGTCTGGGCCTTCGAACACGTCGCCGAGGCTCGATCTGTATGACCCGCGCAACCCTCTGTCGGGGCCGTCGTTCTCGCCTGTTCCGCCTGCGGTGTCGGCTCCAGGCGCCCACCCCGGAGTTGTCGCTGGGGGCCATTCTTCTTCCTACGTGATGTCCGACGGACACCATCTGCTCCCGGGCTTTGCACATCCGCAAGCTCCTGcgttctcggcctctctggcCCACGAGGCTCCCGCCTCGGCCCCTGGCGCGCCTGGGAGCGGCCGCGCCGCGTCGGGCGGTCAGGGGCTCTGGGTTCCCGGAGTCCCCGGCGCCGCGCAGGCGGGTCCCGCCTTTGTCACGCCTGCACCAGGTCCCCACCAGCAAGGCCGCAGCCACAACCTCGGACGCGGAAGCGACATGTTCTCGCCGCAGGGATTTGGGGCCATCATGCCGTCGCAACCCGGCGGTCGGAATGGACAGAGGTTCGGCGTGATGGGCGGAGGCGGACAGCCGGGCGCCGGGGCCCCGGGAGGGGGCGAGTTCTACATGTGA